In Trifolium pratense cultivar HEN17-A07 linkage group LG7, ARS_RC_1.1, whole genome shotgun sequence, a genomic segment contains:
- the LOC123896221 gene encoding protein DYAD-like, which translates to MLTVLILMYGSLEEDDTHVDEGKSLGAPEEFNVGRFYEIDHSNLPPDCPVQVKCVNIVMVSGTGEGQVYLRYPSCGSLCTHFNDQSFWEKIPELDEKYVIGVEFAIKTLCRSITYEEFSQRRNSWSFWASPTKENFQNHDSPVPVINDAFTSLVSKQGSCWSELKFTAGMMQWGQRRQVRFLGRCEEQKVESLSKLNKEKGVIFQPREGTNKKKRKNVEEEMDAVKVAPFGVPRMTRECKKNQGASSSSGAKKSMKAVNDTKEQQLVVYGKKKRKISIDRWSAERYKLAEESILIIIKEKEAVYGNPIMRPDLRLEARKYIGDTGLLDHLLKHMAGKVAPGGVERFRRRHNAEGLMEYWLESADLVDIRKEIGVQDPYWTPPPGWKPGDSISPDHVTSNEIRKIKEEINKLKRDMQELASKKEKEALVTVATPSSCLSSLNCKDYGSQVSNQEIYVELVHKKAKIEEQLREISLALNGMEDQLGRLKEPIMSESLTPQTLTSMTENIVEKTREKKNWNNNKETKSADTQMLGSTAVEDRAAKIERLKSSFRICKPRGTFMWPNMSMSPQVVANLDEHTMVLTPGSASSSTTAPPKLISKSQTPNLLLSLPCPSSPVKPLAERRAVSITTLAHVTGPFSPPLETTTITKSSSSINLNETPLDQE; encoded by the exons GAAGAGGATGACACCCATGTCGACGAGGGCAAAAGCTTAG GGGCTCCTGAGGAGTTTAATGTAGGTCGATTTTATGAAATTGACCATTCCAACCTTCCACCTGATTGTCCTGTTCAAGTAAAATGTGTGAACATTGTAATG GTCAGTGGCACTGGGGAGGGACAAGTATATCTGAGGTATCCAAGCTGCGGCTCTCTTTGCACGCACTTCAACGACCAAAGCTTTTGGGAGAAAATCCCTGAACTTGATGAGAAGTATGTGATCGGAGTCGAATTCGCCATCAAAACACTTTGCAGGAGCATCACATACGAGGAATTTTCTCAAAGAAGAAACTCATGGAGCTTCTGGGCCTCTCCGACAAAAGAAAACTTTCAAAACCATGACAGTCCAGTTCCAGTTATCAATGATGCTTTTACTAGTTTGGTTTCCAAGCAGGGTTCGTGTTGGTCTGAACTCAAGTTCACGGCGGGTATGATGCAGTGGGGCCAACGCCGGCAAGTTCGGTTCTTGGGCCGTTGTGAGGAGCAAAAGGTTGAATCTTTAAGTAAACTTAATAAGGAAAAAGGAGTCATTTTTCAACCCAGGGAAGGGACtaataagaagaaaagaaagaatgtTGAAGAAGAAATGGATGCCGTAAAGGTGGCTCCTTTTGGGGTACCGAGGATGACTCGTGAATGCAAGAAAAACCAAGGTGCGAGTAGTAGCAGTGGGGCTAAAAAGTCTATGAAAGCAGTAAACGACACCAAGGAGCAGCAACTCGTTGTTTATGGCAAAAAGAAGCGAAAAATATCTATTGACAGATGGTCTGCTGAGAG GTATAAGCTGGCCGAGGAAAGCATATTGATTATTATAAAGGAAAAAGAAGCTGTGTATGGAAATCCAATAATGAGGCCAGACTTGAGATTAGAAGCACGAAAGTATATTGGTGACACAGGTTTACTTGATCATTTGCTGAAGCACATGGCTGGAAAAGTGGCACCTGGAGGAGTTGAAAGATTTAGAAGGCGACACAATGCGGAAGGCTTAATGGAGTACTGGTTAGAGAGTGCTGATCTTGTTGATATCAGAAAGGAAATAGGTGTCCAAGACCCTTACTGGACTCCTCCCCCTGGATGGAAGCCTGGCGACAGCATTTCACCAGATCATGTTACTAGTAATGAAATCAGAAAGATAAAGGAGGAAATAAATAAGCTGAAACG AGATATGCAGGAGCTTgcatcaaagaaagaaaaggaagcaTTGGTCACTGTGGCTACTCCTAGTTCTTGTTTGTCAAGTTTGAATTGTAAGGACTATGGTTCTCAGGTTTCTAATCAG gagatttatgtggagctgGTTCATAAAAAGGCTAAAATTGAAGAACAACTAAGAGaaatttctctggctttgaaTGGCATGGAG GATCAACTGGGAAGGCTGAAAGAACCAATAATGTCAGAATCATTAACACCACAAACGTTAACATCAATGACGGAAAACATTGTGGAGAAGACAAGGGAGAAGAAAAATTGGAATaataacaaagaaacaaaatcagCAGACACACAAATGCTAGGAAGCACAGCAGTAGAGGACAGGGCAGCAAAGATAGAAAGACTGAAAAGTAGTTTCCGAATTTGCAAACCAAGAGGGACCTTTATGTGGCCAAATATGAGTATGTCTCCACAAGTTGTGGCCAACCTTGATGAACACACTATGGTCCTAACCCCAGGCTCAGCTTCCTCTTCTACCACCGCACCTCCGAAGCTTATATCCAAATCTCAGACTCCTAACTTGCTATTGTCCCTACCTTGCCCTTCTTCTCCTGTTAAGCCACTGGCAGAGAGGCGCGCTGTGAGCATAACTACTTTGGCACATGTCACTGGACCATTTTCCCCTCCATTAGAGACTACTACCATCACCAAAAGCAGTTCTTCTATTAACCTTAATGAGACTCCTCTGGATCAGGAGTAA
- the LOC123898023 gene encoding uncharacterized protein LOC123898023 has product MVAAVDDQVLYHLDPGFETRTTIPRQGVIKKVWQVITEMVQTMAQANYYPPEFLREVDKDNWDMADPVGLVSEGFCQHSAVWVLQWLAMGSSFTPNIHVMLKEDVVRMKAAMDLLLGDHNEHKDILVEKAIERLGIIISIMPRNPKVSISFC; this is encoded by the exons ATGGTTGCCGCTGTTGACGACCAAGTATTGTATCATCTTGACCCGGGCTTTGAAACAAGAACTACTATACCTAGACAGGGGGTCATTAAGAAAGTG TGGCAAGTTATCACCGAAATGGTACAAACTATGGCGCAAGCAAATTACTATCCACCAGAGTTTCTACGTGAAGTGGACAAAGACAATTGGGATATGGCTGACCCTGTAGGACTTGTTTCTGAAGGATTTTg TCAGCACTCTGCGGTGTGGGTCTTACAGTGGCTAGCAATGGGTTCGTCCTTTACACCAAACATTCATGTCATG CTGAAAGAAGATGTTGTTAGAATGAAGGCGGCAATGGATTTGTTGTTGGGTGATCATAATGAACACAAAGACATCCTGGTGGAAAAGGCTATAGAAAGGCTTGGCATAATAATATCAATAATGCCTAGAAATCCAAAAGTTTCAATTAGTTTTTGCTAG